CGACTCCGCGAGGCGCTCGCGTCCATCGCCCCCGGCACTCCCCTTCGCGATGGCCTCGAACGGATCCTGCGCGGCCGCACCGGCGCGCTCATCGTGCTCGGCCAGGACCGGCTGGTCGACAGCCTGTGCACCGGCGGCTTCGAGCTCGACGTCCCCTTCACGGCGACCGGCCTGCGCGAGCTGGCCAAGATGGATGGCGCGATCATCGTCGACGGCCCGGTCAACCGGATCGTCCGCGCGGCCGTGCACCTGATGCCCGACCAGTCGATCCCGTCGGAGGAGACCGGCACCCGCCACCGCACCGCCGACCGGGTCGCGAAACAGACCGGCCACCCGGTGATCTCGGTGTCGCAGTCGATGCAGATCATCGCGGCGTACGTCGGGGAGACCCGTCACGTCCTCGAGGACTCCGGCCAGATCCTGTCCCGCGCGAATCAGGCGCTGGCGACCCTGGAGCGCTACAAGCTGCGCCTCGACGAGGTCTCCAGCACGTTGTCGGCGCTGGAGATCGAGGACCTGGTGACGGTCCGCGACGTCGCGGTGGTCGCCCAGCGCCTGGAGATGGTCAGCCGGATCGCCCGCGAGATCGAGGACTACGTGCTCGAGCTCGGCACCGACGGCCGGCTGCTCGCCCTCCAGCTCGAGGAGCTGGTGACCGGCGTCGACACCGAGCGCGCCCTGGTGATCCGCGACTACGTCCCGTCCCGGCGCCGCAGTCGCGAGCCCGGCGACCTGCTCTCGAAGCTGGAGCAGCTCTCCTCCACCGACCTGGTCGATCCGTCGGCGGTGGCCAAGGTGCTCGGCATCGGCACCGGCGAGCACCTCGACGGCGCCGTCGCCCCGCGCGGGTACCGTCTGCTGACCAAGGTGCCGCGTCTGCCGGCCAGCGTCGTGGAGGGCCTGGTCGACCACTTCGGCACCCTGCAGAAGCTGCTCTCCGCGGGCATCGACGACCTCCAGGCGGTCGAGGGCGTCGGCGAGCTCCGCGCCCGGAGTGTCCGCGAGGGGCTCAGCCGGCTGGCCGAGTCGACCATCCTCGAGCGCTACGTGTAGTCCCGCAGAGGCCGGTGGCACAGCCGCCGGTCACTGCACGGCGCACCAGGCGCCGTCGCGGAGCTCCGCCTGCACCCCCAGGGCCGTGTCCCCGACGGTCTCACGCAGTTCGGCGAACCCGCGGTCCTCGCCGGCGACGCTGACCGGGCCGAGCTCCCAGTCGCCACCCTCGACGGCGGAGACGACATCGTGCAGCGTCGAGGTCCCGTCGCAGGCGAGCTGGTCCGCGGCGGCGCTGTCCGGCTTGGTGAGGGCCGCGAGATAGCTCTCGGCGAAGGTGGTCAGCGCCTCCTCGGCGGCACCGTCCGAGTCGTCGGGAGAAGGACCGGCGGGAGAAGAATCGGCGGGCGGTGAGCCAGCTCGGTCGGTCGAGCTCGCACAGGCCCGGTTCGCGTAGCTGAAGAAGGCGAGGACGTCGGCGGCGTCGTCCTCGTCGATCCCGTAGACCTCCGCGAGGCTGGCGGCCTCGGCCGCGACCTGGTCCAGCTCCCGCAGCTGCGCCTCGTCGACCTCGCCGAGCTGCTCGACGAAGACCTCGAACCCGGACCGCGCGTCGCCGTCGATGTCGTCGGGGGTGCCGACCTCGTCGAGCGCCGCCGCCCGGTCGTGCGCGGCGTCGACACTGTTGCCGGAGCCTCCTGCCCAGACCGCGCAGAAGTCCTCCGTGCTCGCGTCACCCGGCGAGCCGCCGCATCCGGTGAGGGTGGTGGCGAGCAGCAGCGCGGCTGCTCCGGTCCCGAGAATCCGTGAGAGGTCCACGTGCCGGTCCTCCCCGCTCGCCCGCCCCCCAAACAGCGGAAGGGGCAGGTCAGTTGGTCGGCGTCTTCGGCTGCTTGGCCTTCTTGGTGTGCTTCGCCTTCGGCGTGACCTGGATGGTCTCCGGAGCCGGCGCACCCAGCGCGAAGTCCGCGTGGGCCGGCTCGCCGCCGAGCGCCGCGGCCGCCACGGTGAAGCTGCCCGGCTTCACCCAGCCCGCGCGACGGGTGCAGCCGTCCGTGGACTCCCGCGCCTCGGCCCAGATCACCTGGACCGTGGCGGTCACCGCCTGCCGTACGACGACCGGCTGGTCGGCGAGCGCCTGCGGGCACTGCCGGGTGGTCCACACGTCGCCACTGTCGCGGGCGACCTTGACCACCACCGTGCTGGCGTTGACCTGCCAGGTGCAGGCCGGCGACTCGCGGGTCTGCAGGGTCAGGATCACCGGTACGTCGCGACCGGCCACGGCTCCCTCGGCCACGGACGGGGTGACGATGACGTCCGCCGGGTCGCACTCACCCTGCGGCTCGGCGAGCGCCGGCGTGACCGGCTCCGTCGGCGCGGTCGCGCCGGTCCCGTCGCCGGCCTCGGCCCCCTCGCCCTGCTGGCCGGCCTGTTCCCCGGCGCCGTCCGCTCCGGTCGACTCGGTCGACTCGGTCGAGCCCGCCCCGACCCGGCCGCCGGCCTGTTCCGCGGCCGCCTGGTCGCCGGAGCGGGCGTCGCTGCCTGCGGTGAGCAGCCGGGCGGTCACGAAGACGAGGGCGAACGCGACGCCGAGCACGAACACCCGTCGCCGCCAGTACACGCCGGCCGGGAGCGACCGGCGGGCCGCCGTACCGCGAGCGGGGCTCGGGCGGCGGGACCCAGACCTGGACGGCATGACACGACCGTAGTCAGCCGCGGCCCGCGATCCACGCTGACCCGCCGAGGCTCGTGCCGAGGGGCTGTGAGCGACAGGTCACCATAGACCCACTATGACGACGAGCACCTTGGTCGAGCCGATCCTGCGCTGGTACGACGAGCACGCCCGCGACCTGCCCTGGCGCCGCCCGGATGCGACGCCATGGTCGGTGCTGGTCAGCGAGTTCATGCTGCAGCAGACGCCGGTGGCCCGGGTGCTGCCCGTCCACGAGGCCTGGCTGACCCGCTGGCCGACGCCGGCCGCCCTGGCCGCCGAGACGTCCGGCGAGGCGGTCCGGGCCTGGGGTCGGCTGGGGTATCCGCGCCGGGCGCTGCGGCTGCACGCGGCGGCCGCCGCGATCACCGAGCAGCACGGCGGTGAGGTCCCGTCGGCCTACGACGACCTGCTGGCGCTGCCGGGCATCGGCGACTACACCGCCGCGGCGGTCGCGGCGTTCGCGTACGGACAGCGCCAGGTCGTCCTCGACACCAACGTGCGCCGGGTGCTGGCCCGGACGGTGACCGGCACCGAGTTCCCGCCCCGCTCGGTCACCCGCGCGGAACGCGACCTCGGCGCCGAACTGCTCCCGACGGACCCGCCGACCGCCGCGACCTGGTCAGTGGCGGTGATGGAGCTCGGCGCCCTCGTCTGCACGGCCGACCGGCCGCGCTGCGGCGGCTGCCCGGTCGCCGAGCGGTGCGCGTGGCAGCGGGCCGGCGCCCCGGCGTACGACGGTCCGCCGCGCCCCGTGCAGGCCTACGCCGGCACCGACCGCCAGTGCCGCGGCCGGCTCCTCGCGGTGCTCCGCGACGCCCCCGGCGCGGTGGCGAAGAGTCGTCTCGACGCGGCCTGGGACCAGGCGGAGCAGCGCGAGCGGGCGTTGGCCTCCCTCATTGCCGACGGGCTGGTCGCGGTGCACCCCGACGGCCGCTACGCCCTTCCGTAATTCCGCATCGACCCGTCGCGTTCAAACGCGACGGGTCGATGCGGATCAGGCGTACAGATGCGACGGGTCAGTCGTTGCCGGTGGCGGGCAGGTCGCCCTCCGTGGCGTCACCCGCGTCGGCGACCGTCTCGGCGGCGATCGTCTCGGCGACGGTCTCGAGCGGCGGCAGGTCCGGCAGCTCGCCGACCTTCTGCCCCTCGAAGGTGAAGGTCGCGTTCGGACCCTCGCCGTCGACGTCCACGAGCACGATCTGGCCGGGACCGACCTCGCCGTAGAGCATCTTCTCGGCCAGCACGTCCTCGATCTCGCGCTGGATGGTCCGGCGCAGCGGCCGGGCGCCCAGGACCGGGTCGAAGCCCCGCTCAGCGAGCAGGTTCTTGGCCTTCTGGGTCAGCTCGAGGCGCATGTCGCGGTCGCGCATCCGGACCTCGACCGCCGCGATCATGTTGTCGACCATCGCGACGATCTGCTCCGGCGAGAGCGGCGGGAAGACGATGATCTCGTCGACCCGGTTGAGGAACTCGGGGCGGAAGTGCTGCTTGAGCTCCTCGGAGACCTTGCCCTTCATCCGCTCGTAGGAGCCCGCCGCGTCACCGGCCTGGTTGAAGCCCAGGTTGATGCCCTTGGCGATGTCGCGGGTGCCGAGGTTGGTGGTCATGATGATGACGGTGTTCTTGAAGTCCACGACCCGACCCTGCGAGTCGGTCAGGCGACCTTCCTCGAGGATCTGCAGCAGGCTGTTGAAGATGTCGGGGTGGGCCTTCTCGACCTCGTCGAACAGAACCACGGAGAACGGCTTGCGGCGCACCTTCTCGGTGAGCTGACCGCCCTCCTCGTAGCCGACGTAGCCCGGAGGCGACCCGAAGAGCCGCGAGACGGTGTGCTTCTCGCCGAACTCCGACATGTCGAGCTGGATGAGCGCGTCCTCGTCGCCGAACAGGAACTCCGCGAGCGTCTTGGACAGCCAGGTCTTACCGACACCCGACGGGCCGGCGAAGATGAAGGAGCCACCGGGGCGCTTGGGGTCCTTGAGCCCCGCGCGGGTACGACGGATCGCCCGCGAGAGTGCCTTGACGGCCTCCTCCTGGCCGATGACCCGCTTGTGGAGCTCGTCCTCCATCTTGAGCAGCCGCGTGGACTCCTCCTCGGAGAGCTTCACGATCGGGATGCCGGTCGCCACGGCGAGCACCTCGGCGATGAGCTCCTCGTCGACCTCGGCGACCTCGTCCATGTCACCGGCACGCCACTGCTTCTCGCGCTCGGACTTGGTCAGGATCAGCTGCTTCTCCTCGTCGCGCAGGCGCGCGGCCGCC
This region of Nocardioides sp. L-11A genomic DNA includes:
- the disA gene encoding DNA integrity scanning diadenylate cyclase DisA; amino-acid sequence: MVTSADLRLREALASIAPGTPLRDGLERILRGRTGALIVLGQDRLVDSLCTGGFELDVPFTATGLRELAKMDGAIIVDGPVNRIVRAAVHLMPDQSIPSEETGTRHRTADRVAKQTGHPVISVSQSMQIIAAYVGETRHVLEDSGQILSRANQALATLERYKLRLDEVSSTLSALEIEDLVTVRDVAVVAQRLEMVSRIAREIEDYVLELGTDGRLLALQLEELVTGVDTERALVIRDYVPSRRRSREPGDLLSKLEQLSSTDLVDPSAVAKVLGIGTGEHLDGAVAPRGYRLLTKVPRLPASVVEGLVDHFGTLQKLLSAGIDDLQAVEGVGELRARSVREGLSRLAESTILERYV
- a CDS encoding A/G-specific adenine glycosylase produces the protein MTTSTLVEPILRWYDEHARDLPWRRPDATPWSVLVSEFMLQQTPVARVLPVHEAWLTRWPTPAALAAETSGEAVRAWGRLGYPRRALRLHAAAAAITEQHGGEVPSAYDDLLALPGIGDYTAAAVAAFAYGQRQVVLDTNVRRVLARTVTGTEFPPRSVTRAERDLGAELLPTDPPTAATWSVAVMELGALVCTADRPRCGGCPVAERCAWQRAGAPAYDGPPRPVQAYAGTDRQCRGRLLAVLRDAPGAVAKSRLDAAWDQAEQRERALASLIADGLVAVHPDGRYALP